A section of the Streptomyces sp. V3I8 genome encodes:
- a CDS encoding PP2C family protein-serine/threonine phosphatase: MTAYVKAAGALADLMLVSHVAALEDLPGMVAAHMEAVGLHEVAFFLVDLQGKTLREVTGQGPDAGEGGLRFTVDGTVAGLAFQRVDLVTEPDRTGRRDLRRWWVPVTDGVERLGVLRADTADDDEAVRDALRALASMVALLLLSKRSHSDSYARLIRTAPMSVAAEMQWHLTPPSAFAGRTSTVGAASEPAYEVGGDAFDYAVSGDTLHLSVFDAMGHDATAGLTANMAVATCRNARRQGAGLVETSQAVEKALIEQFGTSRYVTGILADLDLATGRLEWINRGHHLPVLIRDGRWSSELQCPPAGPMGVALGLPVTVCHEQLQPGDRLLLYTAGVVEARNSEGELFGLDRFVDFVVRHHADRLTVQETLRRLTHAVLDHHDGRLDDDATVLLAEWRATDQDALTP; this comes from the coding sequence GTGACCGCGTACGTGAAGGCGGCAGGCGCGCTCGCCGACCTCATGCTGGTCAGCCATGTCGCGGCGCTGGAGGACCTGCCAGGAATGGTGGCCGCGCACATGGAGGCGGTGGGCCTGCACGAGGTGGCCTTCTTCCTGGTGGACCTGCAGGGGAAGACCCTGCGCGAGGTCACCGGACAGGGACCCGACGCCGGAGAGGGCGGTCTGCGGTTCACGGTGGACGGCACCGTGGCCGGTCTGGCCTTCCAGCGGGTGGACCTGGTCACGGAACCGGACCGGACGGGCAGGCGCGACCTGCGCCGGTGGTGGGTGCCGGTCACCGACGGTGTCGAGCGGCTCGGTGTGCTGCGGGCGGACACCGCGGACGACGACGAGGCGGTCCGCGACGCGCTGCGGGCCCTGGCGTCGATGGTGGCGCTGCTGCTGCTGAGCAAGCGGTCCCACAGCGATTCCTACGCCCGCCTGATCCGCACGGCGCCGATGAGCGTGGCCGCGGAGATGCAGTGGCACCTCACTCCGCCCTCGGCCTTCGCCGGTCGCACCTCCACCGTCGGCGCCGCGTCGGAGCCGGCGTACGAGGTCGGCGGGGACGCCTTCGACTACGCCGTCTCCGGCGACACCCTGCACCTGTCCGTGTTCGACGCCATGGGACACGATGCGACCGCCGGGCTGACCGCCAACATGGCGGTCGCCACCTGCCGCAACGCCCGCCGCCAGGGCGCCGGCCTGGTGGAGACCAGCCAAGCCGTGGAGAAAGCCCTCATCGAGCAGTTCGGCACCAGCCGCTACGTCACCGGCATCCTGGCCGACCTGGACCTGGCCACCGGCCGGCTGGAGTGGATCAATCGTGGCCACCACCTGCCGGTCCTCATCCGCGACGGCCGGTGGTCCAGCGAGCTGCAGTGCCCTCCGGCCGGTCCCATGGGGGTCGCCCTGGGCCTGCCGGTGACTGTCTGCCACGAACAGCTCCAGCCCGGTGACCGGCTGCTGCTGTACACCGCCGGGGTCGTCGAGGCCCGCAACAGCGAGGGTGAGCTGTTCGGCCTGGACCGCTTCGTCGACTTCGTCGTGCGCCATCACGCCGACCGCCTCACCGTCCAGGAGACACTGCGCCGCCTCACGCACGCGGTCCTGGACCACCACGACGGACGACTCGACGACGACGCCACCGTCCTGCTGGCCGAATGGCGCGCCACCGACCAGGACGCCCTGACGCCCTGA
- a CDS encoding transcriptional regulator, with translation MPERNIEFGKYGAHGIKGHEAVARQLDALAGYIATPVTVRRGLQARLHYLTRTAHALDAARAAGLSVTDRTLRAWQAGTRTPSRKNLARVEQAYRIVRRENVARYLTARLNREGRGTRVEVHPVNQSRVDRPRQRAVEFRTMNVRRWDRIVAAWAAGDERELDEAWVDQVVDLGSQWGQYEYVTTIGFAA, from the coding sequence ATGCCTGAGCGGAACATCGAGTTCGGCAAGTACGGCGCCCACGGCATCAAAGGCCACGAAGCCGTCGCCCGGCAGCTGGATGCGCTCGCCGGCTACATCGCCACCCCCGTCACCGTCCGCCGCGGCCTGCAGGCGCGCCTGCACTACCTCACCCGCACCGCCCACGCCCTCGATGCCGCACGCGCGGCCGGCCTGAGCGTCACCGACCGCACGCTGCGCGCCTGGCAGGCCGGTACCCGCACGCCATCAAGGAAGAACCTCGCACGCGTCGAGCAGGCGTACCGCATCGTGCGGCGCGAGAACGTCGCCCGCTACCTCACCGCCCGCCTCAACCGCGAGGGCCGCGGCACCCGCGTGGAAGTCCACCCGGTCAACCAGTCCCGGGTCGACCGGCCGCGTCAGCGCGCGGTGGAGTTCCGCACGATGAACGTCCGCCGGTGGGACCGGATCGTCGCCGCGTGGGCGGCCGGTGACGAGCGGGAGCTGGACGAGGCGTGGGTGGACCAGGTCGTCGACCTCGGCTCGCAGTGGGGCCAGTACGAGTACGTGACCACCATCGGCTTCGCCGCCTGA
- a CDS encoding DNA-binding transcriptional regulator, giving the protein MADLDAIDALLAAASSERTPLPPAEERRRLREGLHLSRPQLAHALGVSPSTVGGWESGRDPGGEVREKYAYFLEGARTKLDPATGAAATGAAVDDPGDGEPDDDESVEAEQTAEPHDDVNVLAVPQPCVLCGQPARHQVEGFAQHLDPAECGVTAPAPVREPGRAESGVKVVPVGRRVQAASDTPDLIGAAVAAALAEHSGDVEAATAALVKRAIPDAMALLDHTRKGGRYDVVAHPWLPDILRKQSARGADQIWEARPRWSRPELPAGRHEVTALDINGAYLSALKTHLPIGQLEHTTGAPHDRRRAGLHLITPPVWEHDACLPNPIGHREEPGPLWVTEATLRLLLRVSGPKYGLCDPPHIHESWTSGATEGLLEKFRIALKDARDRAIADGDDVMLEYVKAMYSKFVSTLGESNYNRELYRTDWMHLIRSQAFANLWWKAHRAYGEGLTVVRAMGTDELHVAGDWRAVFPEGRGVAEVKVKDTYTVGTDPDTGAEPPGSASRRRSSAPTSYSPPGRKIDAHEPVQ; this is encoded by the coding sequence ATGGCGGACCTCGACGCGATCGACGCCCTGCTCGCCGCCGCGTCGTCGGAGCGGACCCCGCTGCCGCCCGCCGAGGAGCGGCGCCGGCTGCGTGAGGGCCTGCACCTGTCGCGCCCCCAGCTCGCGCACGCCTTGGGAGTGAGCCCGTCGACGGTCGGGGGCTGGGAGTCGGGCCGGGACCCGGGTGGTGAGGTGCGGGAGAAGTACGCGTACTTCCTCGAGGGTGCCCGCACCAAGCTGGACCCCGCCACCGGGGCCGCTGCCACCGGGGCTGCCGTCGACGATCCTGGCGACGGCGAGCCCGATGACGACGAGTCGGTGGAGGCCGAGCAGACGGCCGAACCGCACGACGACGTGAACGTCCTGGCCGTCCCTCAGCCGTGTGTGCTGTGCGGGCAGCCGGCCCGGCACCAGGTCGAAGGGTTCGCCCAGCACCTGGATCCGGCCGAGTGCGGTGTGACCGCGCCGGCGCCCGTCAGGGAACCGGGCCGGGCGGAGAGCGGCGTGAAGGTCGTGCCGGTCGGCCGGCGTGTGCAGGCGGCTTCCGACACCCCGGACCTCATCGGCGCTGCCGTCGCGGCCGCGCTCGCCGAACACTCCGGTGACGTCGAAGCCGCGACCGCCGCGCTCGTGAAGCGGGCGATCCCGGACGCGATGGCGCTGTTGGACCACACCCGCAAGGGCGGCCGCTACGACGTCGTCGCGCATCCGTGGCTCCCTGACATCCTGCGCAAGCAGAGCGCGCGCGGCGCCGACCAGATCTGGGAGGCCCGCCCCAGGTGGAGCCGCCCGGAACTCCCCGCCGGTCGGCATGAGGTGACCGCGCTGGACATCAACGGCGCCTACCTGTCCGCCCTCAAGACCCACCTGCCGATCGGGCAGCTCGAACACACCACCGGCGCCCCCCACGACCGCCGCCGTGCTGGCCTGCACCTGATCACCCCGCCTGTCTGGGAGCACGACGCCTGTCTGCCGAACCCGATCGGCCATCGCGAGGAGCCGGGCCCGTTGTGGGTCACGGAGGCGACGCTGCGTCTGCTGCTGCGCGTGTCGGGCCCGAAGTACGGGCTGTGCGACCCGCCGCACATTCACGAGTCGTGGACGTCCGGGGCGACCGAGGGGCTGCTGGAGAAGTTCCGTATCGCTCTCAAGGACGCCCGGGACCGGGCGATCGCCGACGGCGACGATGTGATGCTGGAGTATGTGAAGGCGATGTATTCCAAGTTCGTCTCCACGCTGGGGGAGTCGAACTACAACCGTGAGCTGTACCGCACCGACTGGATGCACCTCATCCGCTCCCAGGCCTTCGCCAACCTGTGGTGGAAGGCCCACCGCGCCTATGGCGAGGGCCTTACGGTCGTGCGCGCGATGGGCACCGACGAACTGCATGTGGCCGGCGACTGGCGGGCGGTGTTCCCCGAGGGCCGCGGCGTGGCCGAGGTGAAGGTCAAAGACACCTACACCGTCGGCACCGACCCTGACACCGGCGCAGAGCCCCCTGGGAGCGCCTCGCGCCGCCGTTCCTCCGCCCCGACGTCATATTCCCCGCCGGGGCGGAAGATCGACGCTCACGAACCCGTACAGTGA